The Helicobacter pylori NQ4053 genome contains a region encoding:
- a CDS encoding DUF3883 domain-containing protein codes for MTKHKNYEILNLIGYALAKFDNDFIKEFGFSTKNAFFEYCVQIGLAETTGVIKNRMDLFDYFFPNKRKGWWQKGDAYIHRKLWIDSLFGNESVKGFSHIVKLFLQEQYGIKDLGVTPNAYLKTRYKSMQETGLEAELYFLNHYKNIKTFSHGHLKDMRLFGDGYDFYIQTNKQAFLVEVKGIREKQGALRLTQKEYDQAQTYSHDYVLVVVLNLSEKPYLLSIANPLKHLEFKACERKQKSILEYHLIGQIK; via the coding sequence ATGACAAAACACAAGAACTATGAAATTTTAAATCTCATAGGCTATGCTTTGGCAAAATTTGATAATGACTTCATTAAAGAATTTGGTTTTTCTACTAAAAATGCTTTTTTTGAATATTGCGTCCAAATCGGCTTGGCTGAAACGACTGGCGTTATCAAAAATCGCATGGATTTATTTGATTATTTTTTTCCTAATAAACGCAAAGGCTGGTGGCAAAAAGGCGATGCCTATATCCATAGAAAATTATGGATTGATAGTTTGTTTGGAAATGAAAGCGTTAAGGGTTTTAGCCATATTGTGAAATTGTTTTTGCAGGAACAATACGGAATCAAAGATTTAGGCGTTACCCCTAACGCTTACCTTAAAACCCGCTATAAAAGCATGCAAGAAACAGGTTTAGAAGCCGAATTGTATTTTTTAAACCACTATAAAAATATCAAAACATTTTCTCATGGGCATTTAAAAGACATGCGTCTTTTTGGCGATGGGTATGACTTCTACATTCAAACCAACAAGCAAGCGTTTTTAGTGGAAGTTAAGGGGATTAGAGAAAAGCAAGGGGCATTGAGATTGACCCAAAAAGAATACGATCAAGCGCAAACTTATAGCCATGATTATGTGCTTGTGGTGGTATTGAATTTGAGTGAAAAACCCTATCTTTTATCTATCGCTAACCCCTTAAAGCATTTAGAATTTAAGGCATGCGAGAGGAAGCAAAAAAGCATTTTGGAATACCACTTAATAGGGCAAATAAAATAA
- the lepA gene encoding translation elongation factor 4, which translates to MKNIRNFSIIAHIDHGKSTLADCLIFECNAISNREMKSQVMDTMDIEKERGITIKAQSVRLNYTFKGEDYVLNLIDTPGHVDFSYEVSRSLCSCEGALLVVDATQGVEAQTIANTYIALDNNLEILPVINKIDLPNANVLEVKQDIEDTIGIDCSNANEVSAKAKLGIKDLLEKIITTIPAPSGDPNAPLKALIYDSWFDNYLGALALVRIMDGSINTEQEILVMGTGKKHGVLGLYYPNPLKKIPTKSLECGEIGIVSLGLKSVTDIAVGDTLTDAKNPTPKPIEGFMPAKPFVFAGLYPIETDRFEDLREALLKLQLNDCALNFEPESSVALGFGFRVGFLGLLHMEVIRERLEREFGLNLIATAPTVVYEVHLTDNSIKYVQNPSELPPENHIACIKEPFVRATIITPSEFLGNLMQLLNNKRGIQEKMEYLNQSRVMLTYSLPSNEIVMDFYDKLKSCTKGYASFDYEPIENREAHLVKLDVRVAGDVVDALSIIIDKNKAYEKGRALVETMKELIPRQLFEVAIQASVGNKIIARETIKSVGKNVTAKCYGGDITRKRKLLEKQKEGKKRMKAIGKVELPQEAFLAILKID; encoded by the coding sequence ATGAAGAATATCCGCAATTTTTCCATTATCGCTCACATTGACCATGGTAAAAGCACTTTAGCGGATTGTTTGATTTTTGAATGCAACGCTATCAGTAACAGAGAAATGAAGAGCCAAGTGATGGACACTATGGATATTGAAAAAGAAAGGGGCATTACGATTAAGGCTCAAAGCGTGCGCCTGAATTACACTTTTAAGGGGGAGGATTATGTTTTAAACCTCATTGACACCCCAGGGCATGTGGATTTTAGCTATGAAGTGTCTCGCTCTTTGTGTTCATGCGAAGGGGCGTTATTGGTGGTGGATGCCACTCAAGGCGTGGAAGCGCAAACCATTGCAAACACTTATATCGCTTTAGATAACAATTTAGAAATTTTACCGGTGATCAATAAAATTGATTTGCCTAATGCGAATGTTTTAGAGGTTAAGCAGGACATAGAAGACACGATAGGGATTGATTGTTCTAACGCTAATGAAGTGAGCGCTAAAGCTAAGCTAGGCATTAAAGATTTGTTAGAAAAAATCATTACGACCATTCCTGCCCCTAGCGGTGATCCTAACGCTCCCTTAAAAGCGCTCATTTATGATTCATGGTTTGACAATTATTTAGGGGCGCTAGCGCTGGTGCGTATCATGGATGGGAGCATCAACACCGAGCAAGAAATTTTAGTGATGGGGACGGGTAAAAAACATGGCGTTTTAGGGCTATACTACCCTAACCCTTTGAAAAAAATCCCCACCAAGAGTTTAGAATGCGGCGAGATTGGCATTGTGAGTTTGGGGTTAAAAAGCGTTACTGATATTGCGGTGGGTGATACGCTCACAGACGCTAAAAACCCTACCCCTAAACCCATTGAAGGCTTTATGCCGGCCAAACCCTTTGTTTTTGCGGGGCTTTACCCTATAGAAACGGATAGGTTTGAAGATTTAAGAGAAGCGCTATTGAAACTCCAGCTTAACGATTGCGCTTTAAATTTTGAGCCTGAAAGCTCTGTGGCGCTTGGCTTTGGCTTTAGAGTGGGCTTTTTAGGGTTATTGCACATGGAAGTGATCAGAGAAAGGCTAGAGAGAGAATTTGGTCTTAACTTAATCGCTACCGCTCCCACGGTGGTGTATGAAGTGCATTTAACGGATAATAGCATCAAATACGTCCAAAACCCTAGCGAATTGCCCCCTGAAAATCATATTGCTTGCATCAAAGAGCCTTTTGTTAGGGCGACGATCATCACGCCGAGCGAATTTTTGGGTAATTTAATGCAGTTATTGAACAATAAAAGAGGCATTCAAGAAAAAATGGAATATTTGAATCAGTCTCGTGTCATGCTCACTTATTCCTTGCCGAGCAATGAAATTGTGATGGATTTTTATGACAAGCTCAAATCTTGCACGAAAGGGTATGCGAGCTTTGATTATGAGCCTATAGAAAACAGAGAGGCTCATTTGGTGAAACTAGATGTGAGGGTGGCAGGCGATGTGGTGGATGCACTTTCTATCATTATAGATAAGAATAAGGCGTATGAAAAGGGGCGCGCTTTAGTGGAAACGATGAAAGAGCTTATCCCAAGACAGCTTTTTGAAGTCGCTATCCAAGCGAGCGTGGGGAATAAAATCATCGCTAGGGAGACGATTAAATCTGTCGGTAAGAATGTAACGGCTAAGTGCTATGGGGGCGATATTACACGAAAAAGAAAACTCTTAGAAAAGCAAAAAGAGGGCAAAAAACGCATGAAGGCTATCGGCAAGGTGGAGCTTCCCCAAGAAGCGTTTTTAGCGATATTAAAGATTGATTAG
- the dxs gene encoding 1-deoxy-D-xylulose-5-phosphate synthase has protein sequence MQNKTFDLNPNDIAGLELVCQTLRNRILEVVSANGGHLSSSLGAVELIVSMHALFDCQKNPFIFDTSHQAYAHKLLTGRFESFSTLRQFKGLSGFTKPSESAYDYFIAGHSSTSVSIGVGVAKAFCLKQALGMPIALLGDGSISAGIFYEALNELGDRKYPMIMILNDNEMSISTPIGALSKALSQLMKGPFYQSFRSKVKKILSTLPESVNYLASRFEESFKLITPGVFFEELGINYIGPINGHDLGAIIETLKLAKELKEPVLIHAQTLKGKGYKIAEGRYEKWHGVGPFDLDTGLSKKSKSAILSPTEAYSNTLLELAKKDEKIVGVTAAMPSGTGLDKLIDAYPLRFFDVAIAEQHALTSSSAMAKEGFKPFVSIYSTFLQRAYDSIVHDACISSLPIKLAIDRAGIVGEDGETHQGLLDVSYLRSIPNMVIFAPRDNETLKNAVYFANEYDSSPCAFRYPRGSFALKEGVFEPSGFVLGQSELLKKEGEILLIGYGNGVGRAHLVQLALKEKNIECALLDLRFLKPLDPNLSAIVAPYQKLYVFSDNYKLGGVASAILEFLSEQNILKPVKSFEIMDEFIMHGNTALVEKSLGLDTESLTDAILKDLGQER, from the coding sequence TTGCAAAATAAAACTTTTGATTTAAACCCTAATGATATTGCAGGCTTGGAGTTGGTGTGTCAAACGCTAAGGAATCGTATTTTAGAAGTGGTGAGCGCTAATGGGGGGCATTTAAGCTCTTCTTTAGGGGCTGTGGAGCTGATTGTAAGCATGCATGCCTTATTTGATTGCCAGAAAAACCCTTTTATTTTTGACACTTCGCACCAAGCTTACGCCCATAAGCTCTTAACCGGGCGTTTTGAAAGCTTTAGCACTCTAAGGCAATTCAAGGGTTTGAGCGGCTTTACTAAACCCAGCGAGAGCGCATACGATTATTTCATCGCCGGGCATAGCTCCACTTCGGTGTCTATAGGCGTGGGGGTGGCTAAAGCTTTTTGTTTGAAACAAGCGCTAGGCATGCCTATAGCTTTATTAGGCGATGGGAGTATTAGTGCAGGGATTTTTTATGAAGCCTTAAACGAACTAGGCGATAGGAAATACCCCATGATCATGATTTTGAACGATAATGAAATGAGTATCAGCACGCCTATTGGAGCCTTATCCAAAGCCCTTAGCCAGCTGATGAAAGGCCCGTTTTATCAGTCTTTCCGCTCTAAAGTCAAAAAAATTTTAAGCACCTTACCTGAAAGCGTGAATTACTTAGCGAGTCGTTTTGAAGAATCTTTTAAGCTCATCACCCCGGGCGTGTTTTTTGAAGAATTGGGCATTAATTATATAGGGCCTATTAATGGGCATGATTTAGGTGCGATTATTGAAACCTTGAAATTAGCCAAAGAGCTTAAAGAACCGGTGCTAATCCATGCGCAAACCTTAAAAGGTAAAGGCTATAAGATCGCTGAAGGGCGCTATGAAAAATGGCATGGGGTGGGGCCTTTTGATTTGGATACCGGCTTGTCTAAAAAATCCAAAAGCGCGATTCTATCGCCCACTGAAGCGTATTCTAACACCCTTTTAGAATTAGCCAAAAAAGATGAAAAAATCGTAGGCGTAACCGCGGCGATGCCTAGCGGCACAGGGTTAGACAAACTCATTGACGCTTACCCTTTGCGCTTTTTTGATGTCGCTATCGCTGAACAACACGCCTTAACTTCCAGCAGCGCTATGGCTAAAGAGGGGTTTAAACCTTTTGTGAGTATCTATTCTACTTTTTTGCAAAGGGCTTATGATTCCATTGTGCATGACGCTTGCATTTCTAGCCTACCGATTAAATTGGCCATTGACAGGGCTGGGATTGTGGGCGAAGATGGCGAGACGCACCAAGGGCTTTTAGACGTGTCGTATTTGCGCTCTATCCCTAACATGGTTATTTTTGCCCCACGAGACAATGAGACTTTAAAAAACGCCGTGTATTTTGCTAATGAATACGATTCAAGCCCTTGCGCGTTCCGCTACCCTAGAGGGTCGTTTGCGTTAAAAGAGGGGGTTTTTGAGCCTAGCGGTTTTGTTTTAGGGCAAAGCGAATTGTTGAAAAAAGAGGGCGAAATTTTACTCATAGGCTATGGTAATGGTGTGGGGCGGGCGCATTTGGTCCAACTGGCTTTAAAAGAAAAAAACATTGAGTGCGCGCTTTTGGATTTGAGATTCCTTAAACCTTTAGATCCAAATTTAAGCGCGATCGTTGCCCCTTATCAAAAGCTCTATGTTTTTAGCGATAATTACAAGCTTGGGGGGGTGGCTAGCGCGATTTTAGAATTTTTGAGCGAACAAAATATTTTAAAGCCTGTTAAAAGCTTTGAAATCATGGATGAATTTATCATGCATGGGAACACCGCTTTAGTGGAAAAATCCTTAGGTTTAGATACAGAGAGTTTGACTGACGCTATTTTAAAAGATTTAGGACAAGAGAGATGA
- the fliH gene encoding flagellar assembly protein FliH produces MSLNSRKNLIQKDHLNKHDIQKYEFKSMANLPPKTNPNGMSLETPNPEEPLEKKAIENDLIDCLLKKTDELSSHLVKLQMQFEKAQEESKALIENAKNDGYKIGFKEGEEKMRNELTHSVNEEKNQLLHAITALDEKMKSSENHLTALEKELSAIAIDIAKEVILKEVEDNSQKVALALAEELLKNVLDATDIHLKVNPLDYPYLNERLQNASKIKLESNEAISKGGVMITSSNGSLDGNLMERFKTLKESVLENFKV; encoded by the coding sequence ATGTCATTGAATAGCCGCAAAAACTTGATCCAAAAAGACCATTTGAATAAGCATGACATTCAAAAATACGAATTTAAGAGCATGGCAAATTTACCCCCTAAAACTAATCCTAATGGCATGTCTTTAGAAACGCCTAACCCAGAAGAGCCTTTGGAAAAAAAAGCGATAGAAAACGATTTGATTGATTGTTTATTGAAAAAAACCGATGAGCTTTCAAGCCATTTGGTGAAATTGCAAATGCAATTTGAAAAAGCCCAAGAAGAGAGCAAAGCTTTGATTGAAAACGCTAAAAACGACGGCTATAAAATCGGCTTTAAAGAGGGCGAAGAAAAAATGCGTAACGAGCTCACCCACAGCGTGAATGAAGAAAAGAACCAGCTTTTGCATGCAATCACGGCTTTAGATGAAAAAATGAAAAGCTCAGAAAATCATTTAACGGCTTTAGAAAAGGAGTTGAGCGCGATTGCGATAGATATAGCTAAAGAAGTGATCCTTAAAGAAGTGGAAGACAACAGCCAAAAAGTGGCCCTTGCTTTGGCTGAAGAGCTTTTAAAAAACGTTTTAGACGCAACGGATATTCATTTAAAAGTCAATCCCTTGGATTACCCTTATTTAAACGAGCGTTTGCAAAACGCTTCTAAAATCAAATTAGAGAGCAATGAGGCTATTTCTAAAGGAGGCGTTATGATCACTAGCTCTAACGGGAGCCTTGATGGGAATTTAATGGAGCGCTTTAAAACGCTCAAAGAAAGCGTGTTGGAAAATTTTAAGGTGTGA
- the fliG gene encoding flagellar motor switch protein FliG: protein MATKLTPKQKAQLDELSMSEKIAILLIQVGEDTTGEILRHLDIDSITEISKQIVQLNGTDKQIGAAVLEEFFAIFQSNQYINTGGLEYARELLTRTLGSEEARKVMDKLTKSLQTQKNFAYLGKIKPQQLADFIINEHPQTIALILAHMEAPNAAETLSYFPDEMKAEISIRMANLGEISPQVVKRVSTVLENKLESLTSYKIEVGGLRAVAEIFNRLGQKSAKTTLARIESVDNKLAGAIKEMMFTFEDIVKLDNFAIREILKVADKKDLSLALKTSTKDLTDKFLNNMSSRAAEQFVEEMQYLGAVKIKDVDVAQRKIIEIVQSLQEKGVIQTGEEEDVIE from the coding sequence ATGGCAACCAAGCTTACCCCCAAACAAAAGGCTCAATTAGACGAACTTTCCATGAGTGAAAAAATCGCTATTTTACTCATTCAAGTGGGCGAAGACACCACAGGCGAGATTTTAAGGCATTTAGACATTGACTCTATTACAGAGATTTCTAAGCAAATCGTGCAATTAAACGGCACAGACAAGCAAATCGGTGCGGCGGTTTTAGAGGAATTTTTTGCGATTTTTCAGTCTAACCAATACATCAATACCGGCGGTTTAGAATATGCTAGAGAGCTTTTAACCAGGACTTTAGGGAGCGAAGAAGCCAGAAAAGTGATGGACAAACTCACTAAAAGTTTGCAAACGCAAAAAAACTTCGCTTATTTAGGCAAAATCAAGCCCCAACAACTCGCTGATTTCATCATTAACGAACACCCTCAAACCATTGCCTTGATTTTAGCCCACATGGAAGCCCCTAATGCGGCTGAGACTTTGAGCTATTTCCCTGATGAAATGAAAGCTGAGATTTCTATTAGAATGGCGAATTTAGGCGAAATATCGCCCCAAGTGGTTAAAAGGGTTTCCACGGTGTTAGAAAACAAACTAGAATCGCTCACTAGCTATAAAATTGAAGTGGGTGGTTTAAGAGCGGTGGCTGAAATCTTTAACCGCTTAGGCCAAAAGAGCGCTAAAACCACGCTCGCTCGCATTGAAAGCGTGGATAACAAGCTCGCCGGCGCGATTAAAGAAATGATGTTCACTTTTGAAGACATTGTGAAATTGGACAATTTCGCTATCAGAGAGATTTTAAAAGTAGCGGATAAAAAAGACTTGTCTTTAGCCTTAAAAACTTCCACGAAGGATTTAACCGATAAATTCTTAAACAACATGAGCAGTAGGGCTGCAGAGCAGTTTGTAGAAGAAATGCAATATTTAGGGGCGGTCAAAATCAAAGATGTGGATGTGGCTCAAAGGAAAATCATTGAAATCGTGCAGAGCTTGCAAGAAAAAGGCGTGATCCAAACCGGTGAAGAGGAAGATGTCATTGAATAG
- the fliF gene encoding flagellar basal-body MS-ring/collar protein FliF, with protein sequence MDLKVLLQRIVDFFIKLNKKQKIALIAAGVLITALLVFLLLYPFKEKDYAQGGYGVLFEGLDSSDNALILQHLQQNQIPYKVSKDDTILIPKDKVYEERITLASQGIPKTSKVGFEIFDTKDFGATDFDQNIKLIRAIEGELSRTIESLNPILKANVHIAIPKDSVFVAKEVPPSASVMLKLKPDMKLSPTQILGIKNLIAAAVPKLTIENVKIVNENGESIGEGDILENSKELALEQLHYKQNFENILENKIVNILAPIVGGKNKVVARVNAEFDFSQKKSTKETFDPNNVVRSEQNLEEKKEGASKKQVGGVPGVVSNIGPVQGLKDNKEPEKYEKSQNTTNYEVGKTISEIKGEFGTLVRLNAAVVVDGRYKIALKDGANALEYEPLSDESLQKINALVKQAIGYNQNRGDDVAVSNFEFNPMAPMLDNATLSEKIMHKTQKILGSFTPLIKYVLVFIVLFIFYKKVIVPFSERMLEVVPDEDKEVKSMFEEMDEEEDELNKLGDLRKKVEDQLGLNATFSEEEVRYEIILEKIRGTLKERPDEIATLFKLLIKDEISSDSAKG encoded by the coding sequence TTGGATTTAAAGGTATTATTGCAACGGATTGTTGATTTTTTCATCAAGCTCAATAAAAAGCAAAAAATCGCCCTGATCGCAGCGGGGGTTTTGATCACCGCCTTGCTTGTGTTTTTATTGCTCTATCCTTTTAAAGAAAAAGACTACGCGCAAGGAGGTTATGGGGTTTTATTTGAAGGCTTAGACTCTAGCGATAACGCTTTAATCTTGCAGCACCTCCAGCAAAACCAAATCCCTTATAAAGTCTCCAAAGACGACACCATTCTTATCCCTAAAGATAAAGTGTATGAAGAAAGGATCACTCTGGCTTCTCAAGGGATCCCTAAAACGAGTAAAGTGGGCTTTGAAATCTTTGACACTAAAGACTTTGGGGCGACTGATTTTGATCAAAATATCAAACTCATTCGCGCCATTGAGGGGGAATTGTCGCGCACGATTGAAAGTTTAAACCCTATTTTGAAAGCCAATGTGCATATTGCAATCCCTAAAGACAGCGTGTTCGTGGCTAAAGAAGTCCCTCCTAGCGCTTCGGTGATGCTTAAACTCAAGCCCGACATGAAGCTTTCACCCACTCAAATTTTAGGGATTAAAAATTTAATCGCTGCAGCTGTGCCTAAACTCACGATAGAAAATGTGAAAATCGTGAATGAAAACGGCGAATCAATAGGCGAAGGCGATATATTAGAAAACTCCAAAGAATTAGCCCTAGAGCAATTGCACTACAAACAAAATTTTGAAAACATTTTAGAAAATAAGATCGTCAATATCTTAGCCCCTATTGTGGGGGGTAAAAACAAGGTGGTCGCAAGGGTTAATGCGGAGTTTGATTTCAGCCAAAAGAAAAGCACCAAAGAGACTTTTGACCCAAATAATGTCGTAAGGAGTGAGCAAAATTTAGAAGAAAAAAAAGAAGGCGCTTCTAAAAAACAAGTCGGCGGTGTGCCGGGGGTTGTGAGCAATATCGGGCCTGTGCAAGGATTGAAAGACAATAAAGAGCCAGAAAAATACGAAAAGTCTCAAAACACGACCAATTATGAAGTGGGTAAAACCATTAGCGAGATTAAGGGCGAGTTTGGCACTTTAGTGCGTTTGAATGCGGCGGTTGTGGTGGATGGCAGGTATAAAATCGCGCTTAAAGACGGGGCAAACGCTTTAGAATACGAGCCTTTGAGCGATGAATCGCTTCAAAAAATCAACGCTCTAGTGAAACAAGCCATTGGCTATAACCAAAATAGAGGCGATGATGTGGCGGTGAGCAATTTTGAGTTTAACCCTATGGCACCCATGCTTGATAACGCCACTTTGAGCGAAAAAATCATGCACAAAACTCAAAAAATCTTAGGCTCATTCACGCCTTTAATCAAGTATGTTTTGGTGTTTATAGTGCTGTTTATTTTCTATAAAAAAGTGATTGTGCCTTTCAGCGAACGCATGCTGGAAGTGGTGCCTGATGAAGATAAGGAAGTGAAATCCATGTTTGAAGAAATGGATGAAGAAGAAGATGAATTGAACAAACTCGGCGATTTGAGGAAAAAAGTAGAAGATCAATTAGGGCTTAATGCAACCTTTAGCGAAGAAGAAGTAAGATACGAAATTATTTTAGAAAAGATTAGAGGGACCCTTAAAGAGCGTCCTGATGAAATCGCCACGCTCTTTAAACTCCTAATCAAAGATGAAATCTCTTCAGACAGCGCGAAAGGTTAA
- the pyrG gene encoding glutamine hydrolyzing CTP synthase: MDRAKFIFVTGGVLSSLGKGISSSSIATLLQHCNYQVSILKIDPYINIDPGTMSPLEHGEVFVTSDGAETDLDIGHYERFLNRNLTRLNNFTTGQIFSSVIENERKGEYLGKTIQIVPHVTDEIKRRIKSAAKGLDFLIVEVGGTVGDMEGMFYLEAIRQLKLELGNEKVINVHVTLIPYIQTTNELKTKPTQHSVQELRRLGVTPQIILARSPKPLDKELKKKIALSCDVEQDSVIVATDTKSIYACPILFLQEGILTPIARRFNLNKLHPKMAAWNTLVEKIIAPKHKVKIGFVGKYLSLKESYKSLIEALIHAGAHLDTQVNIEWLDSENFNEKTDLEGVDAILVPGGFGERGIEGKICAIQRTRLEKLPFLGICLGMQLAIVEFCRNVLGLKGANSTEFNQRCEYPVVYLIEDFMDQNHQKQVRTYNSPLGGTMRLGEYECEIMPNSLLEKAYKKPSIKERHRHRYEINPKYRQEWENKGLKVVGFGANHLIEAIELEDHPFFVGVQFHPEFTSRLQSPNPIILDFIKSALSKS; this comes from the coding sequence ATGGATAGAGCCAAATTTATATTCGTTACAGGGGGCGTGTTAAGCTCTCTAGGGAAAGGGATTTCATCTTCTTCAATCGCTACGCTTTTGCAGCATTGCAATTACCAGGTTTCTATTTTGAAGATTGACCCTTATATCAATATTGATCCAGGCACCATGAGCCCTTTAGAGCATGGGGAAGTGTTTGTAACTAGCGATGGTGCTGAAACGGATTTAGACATCGGGCATTATGAACGCTTTTTGAACAGGAATTTAACAAGGTTGAATAATTTCACTACCGGGCAGATTTTTTCAAGCGTGATAGAAAACGAAAGGAAAGGGGAATATTTAGGCAAAACCATTCAAATCGTCCCCCATGTAACCGATGAAATCAAAAGACGCATTAAAAGCGCGGCTAAGGGGTTGGATTTTTTAATCGTGGAAGTGGGCGGAACCGTGGGCGATATGGAGGGCATGTTTTATTTGGAAGCGATCCGCCAGCTTAAATTGGAATTAGGGAATGAAAAAGTCATCAATGTGCATGTAACCTTGATCCCCTATATCCAAACCACTAACGAATTAAAAACCAAACCCACGCAACACTCCGTCCAAGAATTACGGCGTCTTGGCGTAACCCCTCAAATTATTTTGGCGCGATCGCCTAAGCCTTTGGATAAAGAATTGAAAAAGAAAATCGCTTTGAGTTGCGATGTGGAGCAAGACAGCGTGATTGTAGCCACAGACACTAAAAGCATTTACGCATGCCCTATTCTTTTCTTGCAAGAAGGCATTTTAACCCCCATTGCCAGACGCTTTAATTTGAATAAGTTGCACCCCAAAATGGCGGCTTGGAACACTTTAGTAGAAAAGATTATCGCTCCTAAACACAAAGTCAAAATTGGTTTTGTGGGCAAGTATTTAAGCTTAAAAGAATCTTATAAATCCTTAATTGAAGCCCTAATCCATGCGGGGGCGCATTTGGATACGCAAGTCAATATTGAATGGCTGGATAGCGAGAATTTTAATGAAAAGACGGATTTAGAAGGCGTTGATGCAATTTTAGTGCCTGGGGGCTTTGGAGAAAGGGGGATTGAGGGCAAAATTTGCGCCATTCAAAGGACTAGGTTAGAAAAACTCCCCTTTTTAGGGATTTGTTTGGGCATGCAATTAGCGATCGTGGAGTTTTGCCGCAATGTTTTAGGCTTGAAAGGGGCTAACTCTACGGAGTTTAACCAACGCTGCGAATACCCTGTGGTGTATTTGATTGAAGATTTTATGGATCAAAACCACCAAAAACAGGTGCGCACCTATAATTCGCCATTGGGTGGCACCATGCGATTAGGCGAATACGAATGCGAAATCATGCCCAACAGCTTGCTAGAAAAAGCTTATAAAAAGCCTAGCATTAAAGAAAGGCACCGCCATCGTTATGAAATCAACCCCAAATACCGCCAAGAGTGGGAAAATAAGGGCTTGAAAGTGGTGGGTTTTGGAGCGAATCATTTGATTGAAGCGATTGAGTTAGAAGATCATCCGTTCTTTGTGGGGGTGCAATTCCACCCGGAATTTACCTCTAGGTTGCAAAGCCCTAACCCTATTATTTTGGATTTCATTAAGAGCGCTCTTTCTAAATCCTAA